The Coriobacteriia bacterium genome contains the following window.
GTTCGTGACGTCCCAGATCTCGACGGCTTCGCCAGCGAGGATGCCTGCGGAGTCGAGCAGATCCTGGTCGACGGTGACGCTGCCCTCATAGTCGAGGTCAGCAGCGGTGACGGTGGCGCGGTGTATCTTGCCCCCGAGCATCGTTCGTCTCACAGGGTTCTCCCTTCCCGGGTACCCGTCGCTGAACGGTCGGGTCTCGGTCTGAGGTGTGTCCAGTAAGGATACCCCGCGATAGCGGGAGAGCACAGTCTACTCCTGCGCTGAAAAGAAGGACCTGATCGCCGTCACGTGTCGGTCGGGACGTTCTCCGCCTCGATCTTGCGCCAGTGATAGATGTAGAGAGGCCCGGCCACTCCGAGCATCGCGATACCCGCGACGAGCGAGAGGACGGCCTGCCGCCGGGACTGCTGCTGCTGGATGCGCTGCTGCTCCTTCTGGATGCGCGCGTCCGCGGCCGTCACGGCACCGCCCTTCTCCGGGGCGAACGTGATCGGAAACCCCGGATCTGGATAGGCGAGCTCGACGATGGCGCGCACGAGATTGACGGTCGCGAAGATGACCATGATGAGCGTGATCAGACAGACCAGGTAGAGGTAGATGTTCCGCAAGGACCACTTGGAGCCGGCCATGCGCGTCCCCTCTCATCGAGCGTCCGTGTCCTTCCCGCATGCTAGCATGGCCGCATGACCCACGGACTGCGCGTGACCTTCCTCGGCTCGGGCTCCGGCGGCAACGCCACCCTCGTCACGTCGGGGGCGACCGCCGTCCTCGTCGACTGCGGCTTCAGCGCGCGGGAGACCTGCAGGCGGCTCGCCGAAGCGGGAGCGGACCCTTACCGGCTCTCGGCCGTGTTCCTCACCCACGAGCACGTCGACCACGTCTCGGGGGTCCGCGTGCTGGCGAAGCGGACCGGGACGCGCGTGTTCGCCAGCGACGGCACCGCCGACGCGGCGCGTCTTCCCGGGTTCGGAGTCGATCACGAGCGCCTGCGCGAGGGCGTGCCGGTCCGCATCGGCGACCTCACGGTCCTGCCGCTGGCGGTCTCGCACGACGCCGCCGAGCCCTTGGGATTCGTCTTCGAGACGGTCGACGGCACGCGTCTCGGACTCGTCACCGACACCGGCACCTTCACGGCGTCGATGTTCGAGGCCTTGGCCGGATGCCACGTCCTCGCCCTCGAGACGAACCACGACCTGGACATGCTCGCGCGGGGACCGTACCCGTGGCCCCTGAAGCGCCGCATCTCCTCCGCCGTGGGCCACCTGAGCAACGACGACGCGGCGGCGGCGGTCACAGCGCTCGCCCACGACGGCCTTCGCGCGGTAGTGGGCGTCCACGTGTCGGGCACGAACAACACGCACGGGCTGGCGGCAGTCGCGTTGCGGCGCGCGATGCGCGAGACGGGCCTTGCCGCGAAAACCCTGGTGGCCGCGCAGGACGACCTGGTGTGGCACGACTGTTGCATGTGACGGTCTGCACACTCCAGGGAAGGCACCGCATGTCCGACCGTGGCCCGAGAAAAGAATCCGCAAAACCATCCTGCGAAGGGACCCCGGTCCGCTTCCGTCCCCATCACCTCATCTGCCTGCACTTCTTCTGGGGAGAGGGGTACTCGGCCACCTACGTAGAGAACCTGCTCGAATCCCTCGACCGGCTCGAGAAGGAGCCCGGCACGATCGTCGAAGGTCTCGACGACATCTGCGCCGCGTGTCCGAGCCGCGGCGACGAGGCATGCTCGTCAGGAGCCCACGACTCCGAGATCGCGAGGATCGATCGGCTCGCCCTGGAACTGACGGGCCTCGCCCCCGGGGAACGCTTCTACTTCCCGCGCCTGCGCGACGGGATGCCCCGCATCATCGACGCATGGTGGCGTGAGGCTTGTGAGCTCGGCTGCGCTTGGCGCTCGGTCTGCAGCCCGCTCATCCGCAAGATGATGGCCGCGTCGACGAATCCCGCGCCCCTACCGCCTGAGCAGGGCGAATCCCGCGACGCGCCGTCCGCGCCCCGGCGCCAGGGCACTCAGCCGGAAGCGCTCTCCTAGATCTCGATCCCTCGCCGTGCTGGTACACCCGCGTCGAACGGATGCCTCACCGCCCGCATCTCGGTGACCAGGTCCGCTTCCGCGAGCAGCCCCTCGGTCGCTCCCCGCCCCGTGCACACGACCTCGACACCGGCCGGCCGCGCGCGCAGCTCCCGCAGCACCGCATCTTCGTCGAGCATGCCGTGCGCGAGGGCGATATCGATCTCGTCGAGCACGACGAGGTCGTGGGCCCCGGAAGCGATGCGCTCGCACGCCGCCTCCCAGGCGACCGCGACCGCCGCAAGGTCCTCGTCGGTCGGCGGTCCGGACATGAGCCCGCTCGTGGCGACGCCCGGACGGATGACCTCCACGCCGAGCGCGCGGAGCGAGGCGATCTCCGAGCTCTCCGGGCCGCCCTTCACGAACTGCACGAACGCGACGCTCATCCCCGCGCCGCGAGCCCGAGCCGCCAGCCCGACGGCCGCCGTGGTCTTGCCTTTGCCGTCACCCGTGTAGACCTGCAGCAAGCCGCGACGCTCATCCACTTCCGCCGTCCCCTCCCATCGCCGCTACCAGCAGCGTCACGACATCGGCCTCATCATCGGCCCGGCTCGCACCCGCCGCAAGGATCTCGTCCCAGAGACGGAGCGCCTCTCCGCCGGTGAAGTCGTCGGCCTCGCGCAGACGGCCGACGGTCACCAGGCGCGGGCTCGAGAGGGCGGCGCGCAGGTTGCCGAGGTTCGCGCGGCCGAAGGGGCCGGCGCAGACGACGGTCGCGTCGCTCGCGGCCGCGAGCGCGCGGACCGCGGCCTCCGCCGTCTCGTCGACCTCGCCGAACGGCGGAAGGGCGACGTGCTCGAGCCCGAGAGACGAAGCCACCGACTCGTCGACATCACCACGATCGAGCGCGCCCGCCGCGACCCGGAACCCGGCGAGCGCGAGACGGCGCATGAGTCGCGCTCCGGTCCCGGAGCCCGAGACCACGAGCACGCGCTCCGGGCGCGTCGGCACGATGTCGGCGCCGCGCGCGACCGGCGTCACGGTGACGCTGCCGGTCACGGGGT
Protein-coding sequences here:
- a CDS encoding MBL fold metallo-hydrolase; translation: MTHGLRVTFLGSGSGGNATLVTSGATAVLVDCGFSARETCRRLAEAGADPYRLSAVFLTHEHVDHVSGVRVLAKRTGTRVFASDGTADAARLPGFGVDHERLREGVPVRIGDLTVLPLAVSHDAAEPLGFVFETVDGTRLGLVTDTGTFTASMFEALAGCHVLALETNHDLDMLARGPYPWPLKRRISSAVGHLSNDDAAAAVTALAHDGLRAVVGVHVSGTNNTHGLAAVALRRAMRETGLAAKTLVAAQDDLVWHDCCM
- a CDS encoding DUF1284 domain-containing protein, with the translated sequence MSDRGPRKESAKPSCEGTPVRFRPHHLICLHFFWGEGYSATYVENLLESLDRLEKEPGTIVEGLDDICAACPSRGDEACSSGAHDSEIARIDRLALELTGLAPGERFYFPRLRDGMPRIIDAWWREACELGCAWRSVCSPLIRKMMAASTNPAPLPPEQGESRDAPSAPRRQGTQPEALS
- the cobO gene encoding cob(I)yrinic acid a,c-diamide adenosyltransferase, giving the protein MDERRGLLQVYTGDGKGKTTAAVGLAARARGAGMSVAFVQFVKGGPESSEIASLRALGVEVIRPGVATSGLMSGPPTDEDLAAVAVAWEAACERIASGAHDLVVLDEIDIALAHGMLDEDAVLRELRARPAGVEVVCTGRGATEGLLAEADLVTEMRAVRHPFDAGVPARRGIEI